The genomic stretch AGCTTTCAAGTCAAAAATGTTCATGCCATAAGCCCAAGGACATTCCTTTGGATCAAAAACTTTGGATATTAGAGGGTTGGAGAAATTCAAGTAGCTTTTTAACCTCTTTAACATCACAAATTTATCGTCCCCTTTACATGTTTCTGCTGCTCCATTGACTTTTCCATTCATTTCAATGTCCCATAGAGGTGAAAGATCAGTCTGTACCACAATGTCATCATCCAGGAAGACAATCTTGTCAAGACTTGGGAACAGCTGTTACCAAAAATGTATAATCACAGTAAGGAAAATAGTTTACACATAGCTATAAGCATTTATATAATAAGTGCTTGTGGCCCTGTGCTATCTGTTGTTTATTCAAATATGGTTTTACTTCCTACTGCTATCACCTTTACCTTTGGAAGATGTATCCGAATGTGGTTCATCACTGAACTATACTTGGGACCGTGTGTTCGCAGTTGTGCCGTAAGAACATTGGGCTTCTCATTCATATTTGCAACTATAGCTGATGATCCTCTTCTAAACTGCGACCGCACATTTTGATCCTTTTCCATTGCCTCTATAACAGATACTTTCCTCTTTGCAAACCAGTTAAAATGGTGCAATGCCTTGACCTCAATTATAGCAGGTGATAAAGAATGCAGTGAAAACCAAGCATGCATGGAATGATAAGTCTTTCTATCTGTAATTATATGTAAAACAACTTTCCAAGGGCGCAAACTGTTGCGAACAAGCGATTTTGCAACCACAGAGGCAGCAATCACATTGTCTGAGGCAAGAACAAAGTGGAAGTAAGAGTTGTCAACCAGAGCAGGAAAAAGTTCTGAAGATGGTAGCCGAAGGCGTGCCAGTACATTGTTTGTGTGCTCATTCACCAGCCTCAATTCAAGACAGTGAAGCTGTTTCGGTATGCTGTTCGATACTACTTGATGATATAAATATTCTTGGGTTTTGGAGGTCCTAGTCCGTTGTTGCATAAAGGTTACCTGAGAAAACGATCAACATTAAGTGACGAGACTTGAACTGAGAAAACTTTTATTTTTGCATTATATTTATCTTCAAATCTCCGCTTAATCAGAAGAGTGGGAGAATGCTACCATTTCTCTTAATTTAATCGCAAATGTCTTGGCATCATATCCACCTTTGTTCATTTCAGTCATGAACTCTTCTAAAGTCTGAGGAATATCCGATTTTCCCTCCATTTCGTATTTGTCAAGAGGTTGATCTAACATTGCATATATCTCCTCTGGTACCTAAAGAAACCAGTGTCATTTTCAGCCATGCGGAATCAACCGATCTTAACTCAGAACATGAATATACTAATTACCATGCAGAATCATGAATATAAGAGTTAAGGAGATTACAGTTGATGCAAGACTCCTTTCTGATATCTTTGACCTTAGTTTTCTTCCCAGGCAACCTacaaatataaaaaaatgtaTATATTTGAATTAACAGATATTAATGCCTCGTTTTCATTAGTTTCAATTTTCCTTACAGAATCCCCCATTAGACAATAATCTCAGAACATTTGAATCAAATGTCAGTAACCATTATTTTCTCTGCGATAATGCAGCCAAATAGCTATTTCCAAATCACGAAGAAATCAAAAATTTGTACAATACATATATGCTTTAATATATTGAAAATTGAAGCCTCGTCCATCATGTAGTGAATCTTTTCTTTGTGTTGTATGTTTAAACTTTGTGCAtgtgcgtgtgtgtaagaaaggGAGAGAAGATACAACGTACTTATGTTAGAGCACTTGTTTTCACCGTCTATGCTATCAACCGCTgtcaaaacaaacacaaatcGGAGAAGAAAAGTGAAGAACAATAGTGAATAGAAGAGCGCCCGATAAGAAAATCTACTCGATGCAATCCTCACTTTGGAAACTTCTCTCAACCCTTTTCCTGGAAGTACAGTGATGTGTCCCAAATTTGGTGATATATGCAGCAGCATTTTGTCCAAACACGACAGAAGCAGCAGCACTGTGAGTTCCTCCTCTTCTATATTTACTACTAGTTTTCTTGATTAGCAAGTCACCACCTGATCAACAAGAACAGAGAACTTAAAGAATTCAGGTAAGgtttaattgaaaaaatatagTTTTGTTGGTACTTAACTTAAGGTTGCTGCTATCTTTCACCTAACCTTGCTAAGCATTTGGAACATGGATATCATGTTGTGGAAAACTATTGAGAAAAGGGTTGTTAAAGAGAAAGAGACATGGAACTAAGAATGAAGCTGTTGTGGTTTGTTTGATTCAACTTTAGTTTTTTTTTTGTCTATGACTAGAATTTCTGCTTAAATGTGAATAAAGACTCGTGTGTTTtagttttttaaaaataatttttaaggtattaaatatttttattatattatatatttcttttaatattttgtaggttgtttgaaaaataataaaattgtgctatatttttttaattacatagaaaaataatataaaaa from Lathyrus oleraceus cultivar Zhongwan6 chromosome 7, CAAS_Psat_ZW6_1.0, whole genome shotgun sequence encodes the following:
- the LOC127100686 gene encoding probable galacturonosyltransferase 12 isoform X1 — protein: MLLHISPNLGHITVLPGKGLREVSKVRIASSRFSYRALFYSLLFFTFLLRFVFVLTAVDSIDGENKCSNISCLGRKLRSKISERSLASTVPEEIYAMLDQPLDKYEMEGKSDIPQTLEEFMTEMNKGGYDAKTFAIKLREMVTFMQQRTRTSKTQEYLYHQVVSNSIPKQLHCLELRLVNEHTNNVLARLRLPSSELFPALVDNSYFHFVLASDNVIAASVVAKSLVRNSLRPWKVVLHIITDRKTYHSMHAWFSLHSLSPAIIEVKALHHFNWFAKRKVSVIEAMEKDQNVRSQFRRGSSAIVANMNEKPNVLTAQLRTHGPKYSSVMNHIRIHLPKLFPSLDKIVFLDDDIVVQTDLSPLWDIEMNGKVNGAAETCKGDDKFVMLKRLKSYLNFSNPLISKVFDPKECPWAYGMNIFDLKAWRKTNISHTYHYWVKQNIKSNMSLWQIGTLPAGLIAFHGNVHKIDPFWHMLGLGYQKNTSVDDAKNAGVIHFNGRAKPWLDIGFPQLRPLWSKYVDFSDKFIKCCHIRAP
- the LOC127100686 gene encoding probable galacturonosyltransferase 12 isoform X2, translated to MVPEEIYAMLDQPLDKYEMEGKSDIPQTLEEFMTEMNKGGYDAKTFAIKLREMVTFMQQRTRTSKTQEYLYHQVVSNSIPKQLHCLELRLVNEHTNNVLARLRLPSSELFPALVDNSYFHFVLASDNVIAASVVAKSLVRNSLRPWKVVLHIITDRKTYHSMHAWFSLHSLSPAIIEVKALHHFNWFAKRKVSVIEAMEKDQNVRSQFRRGSSAIVANMNEKPNVLTAQLRTHGPKYSSVMNHIRIHLPKLFPSLDKIVFLDDDIVVQTDLSPLWDIEMNGKVNGAAETCKGDDKFVMLKRLKSYLNFSNPLISKVFDPKECPWAYGMNIFDLKAWRKTNISHTYHYWVKQNIKSNMSLWQIGTLPAGLIAFHGNVHKIDPFWHMLGLGYQKNTSVDDAKNAGVIHFNGRAKPWLDIGFPQLRPLWSKYVDFSDKFIKCCHIRAP